From Bacteroidota bacterium, one genomic window encodes:
- a CDS encoding T9SS type A sorting domain-containing protein encodes MPVLVFARYGSAWFLVIAFLVSTQSFAQPHTRWQQLPNPTIVDLNKCFFLNNTTGWIVGREGVILKTTNAGTSWNQQPSGVLTDIIDIFMLNEQRGWALSFTNWVDTVTWWGATILQTRDGGVAWTHEPFIPEGRYFHTIMFLDTLNGWIGGEFGDLLYTTDGGITWNPATVDSVEFGQVSIVNVLFFSESTAFATGGFFDIAGIVRRTTNGGLRWVEYGVSPEPVYDLHRIDSLNIIGVSGDFEYGVGVVRSSNAGVHWEYEWLGIFGRPSTLKFRTTNEGWVATEIDPKLLFTSNTGATWLEIPSPSGKVIHDLVFVDSTTGYAVGDSGTILRYVPSSTGVREQSYNRPPDPILMQNYPNPFNASTTIRFRLNEESPLRLQIVNPLGQSVRTLISGERLKAGVHSFQWDGKTQSGAEAASGVYFYRIVTPVSVHTKAMALIK; translated from the coding sequence ATGCCGGTTCTGGTATTTGCACGATACGGTTCCGCCTGGTTCCTCGTGATTGCATTTCTGGTTTCGACGCAATCCTTCGCGCAACCCCATACCCGGTGGCAGCAACTTCCGAATCCCACAATTGTTGATCTGAACAAATGCTTCTTTCTGAACAACACCACAGGCTGGATTGTCGGGAGGGAAGGGGTGATCCTCAAGACAACAAACGCCGGAACCTCCTGGAATCAACAGCCGTCGGGCGTACTAACCGACATCATCGACATCTTCATGCTCAATGAACAACGCGGTTGGGCACTCAGCTTTACGAATTGGGTCGATACCGTAACGTGGTGGGGTGCAACAATTCTGCAAACGCGGGACGGCGGGGTCGCATGGACGCACGAGCCGTTCATCCCTGAGGGAAGATATTTTCACACCATCATGTTTCTGGATACGCTGAACGGTTGGATAGGCGGCGAATTCGGAGATCTTCTCTACACAACTGATGGCGGCATAACATGGAATCCTGCCACCGTGGATTCCGTTGAGTTCGGGCAAGTGTCCATCGTCAACGTCCTGTTCTTTTCCGAAAGCACGGCGTTTGCAACAGGCGGCTTCTTCGATATCGCGGGAATTGTTCGAAGAACCACGAATGGCGGACTTCGCTGGGTTGAATACGGCGTAAGTCCTGAACCGGTGTATGATCTTCACCGCATCGATTCGCTGAACATCATCGGCGTTTCGGGAGATTTCGAGTACGGAGTCGGCGTTGTCCGTTCGAGCAACGCCGGTGTGCACTGGGAATACGAGTGGCTTGGAATTTTCGGCAGACCATCAACTCTCAAGTTTCGCACAACAAACGAAGGCTGGGTCGCAACCGAAATCGACCCCAAACTTCTCTTCACATCGAACACGGGAGCAACGTGGCTTGAGATCCCTTCTCCGTCCGGAAAGGTTATTCATGATCTGGTTTTTGTTGACTCGACAACAGGGTACGCAGTAGGAGATTCGGGAACGATTCTGAGATATGTGCCTTCATCCACCGGCGTCCGTGAACAATCGTATAACAGGCCTCCCGATCCGATTCTTATGCAGAACTATCCCAATCCGTTCAACGCGTCTACAACCATCAGATTCCGATTGAATGAAGAGTCACCTCTCAGACTTCAAATTGTGAATCCTCTGGGACAGTCCGTGAGGACACTCATTTCCGGCGAGCGACTAAAGGCGGGCGTTCACTCATTTCAATGGGATGGCAAAACGCAATCGGGCGCGGAAGCGGCGAGCGGAGTCTATTTTTACCGGATTGTCACGCCGGTTTCTGTTCACACAAAAGCGATGGCATTGATAAAATAG